The following are from one region of the Takifugu rubripes chromosome 16, fTakRub1.2, whole genome shotgun sequence genome:
- the pigh gene encoding phosphatidylinositol N-acetylglucosaminyltransferase subunit H has product MEDESFTDISGKPVSLDCRNHSNFCREFTVSSAKISIGKVLAYTCCVWLLAYAVFWVTENTAVLSSAILITLVGMTLHIHFVKVDHESLLVIGSLGIQVSSSYASGRETTTFIEMNKIKDIVINEAIYMQQIIYYLCVLLKDPSDPEGASSVVPLFQSSKPRLDCLVKVYKSCQEILSKC; this is encoded by the exons ATGGAGGATGAATCGTTCACCGACATCTCTGGCAAACCCGTATCTCTGGACTGTCGGAACCACTCCAACTTTTGCAGGGAGTTTACTGTAAGCTCAGCCAAGATCTCTATCGGAAAAGTGCTGGCGTACACCTGCTGTGTTTGGCTCTTGGCATACGCTGTGTTTTGGGTCACGGAG AACACGGCTGTCCTGTCCAGCGCCATCCTCATCACCCTGGTTGGCATGACGCTTCACATCCACTTTGTGAAAGTAGACCACGAGTCTCTGCTGGTCATCGGCTCCTTGGGCATCCAGGTGTCCTCCAGCTACGCCTCTGGCCGAGAGACCACCACGTTCATTGAGATGAACAAGATCAAGGATATCGTCATCAATGAAGCCATTTACATG CAACAGATCATCTACTACCTGTGTGTGCTGTTGAAGGACCCCTCTGACCCTGAAGGGGCGTCGAGCGTCGTACCCTTGTTTCAG AGCTCAAAGCCGAGGCTGGACTGTCTGGTGAAGGTTTACAAAAGCTGCCAGGAGATTCTTTCCAAGTGCTGA